One Ignavibacterium sp. DNA segment encodes these proteins:
- a CDS encoding T9SS type A sorting domain-containing protein, producing MKTIKLFFVLLLSIVLCSQAIFAQVSQNMTLLGNFGRGEGESKAVFAAGSLVFYGLGNKMQIATFSDPQSPVKIGSVILSDIVEDLVRTSINGTQHIVASGGSKMWLINVQNPTVPSLVADVEVAPGTTCEGIATSGTYAYVAAGGAGFKIYNISNPTSPSLVASIDSLEYCESVVISGQYAYIAAGSRSHILDISNPASPTYVGRIDGYGGYHQYLNVRSGYAYVCNYDAGFAVVNVTNPSNPVNVVEIPSGYRTARIIFDGNYAYVAIGDAGVAIYNVVNPASPVYVTTIQTTGRAASLYYGAITIGGTPTGHIFVANRNPAPGISAINVSNPSSPVTTFFLAAVPAATGSAFIPFYTNGKVYVAYGSAGLRILDVQNPSNISLLGTAVLGGDSREVVVSGNYAYIAARDSGVYVVDVTDPANPVKIKTLQTPRARGIAINGSMVYVAASDSGMGIIDISNPSNPVMVGYTGSDVYGENISVNGNVAGITDYGQITFYDLTNPVSPIKKGSTGSLSTGNEGFTIKSNYAYVPDGDSLKVFNISDLNSPALVSKIYTGGYGYMAYVEGDYCYVASEGTGVRAINVSNPSVPVEDGYYDDVPQSRGLSANGKYVYVSEKADGLTIYSNDLVTSVDYRDLYMPESISLSQNYPNPFNPSTNIFIELKEKTFVTLEVFNSIGQKVAVLINKELSAGSTNIIFDASKFSTGVYYYQLTADGINLSKKMMLIK from the coding sequence ATGAAAACAATTAAATTATTTTTCGTACTACTTCTGTCCATAGTGCTTTGTAGTCAAGCCATATTTGCACAGGTATCTCAGAATATGACTCTTCTTGGAAATTTCGGAAGAGGTGAGGGAGAATCGAAAGCTGTTTTTGCGGCTGGCTCACTTGTTTTTTATGGTCTAGGAAATAAAATGCAAATCGCAACTTTTTCTGATCCGCAGTCTCCTGTAAAAATTGGTAGTGTGATACTATCAGACATTGTTGAGGATTTAGTGCGTACTTCAATTAATGGAACTCAACATATAGTGGCGAGCGGTGGTAGTAAAATGTGGTTAATAAATGTTCAGAATCCAACCGTTCCTTCGCTCGTTGCGGATGTTGAGGTTGCCCCGGGAACAACTTGTGAAGGAATAGCCACAAGTGGAACTTATGCTTACGTTGCTGCTGGCGGCGCTGGATTTAAAATTTACAATATATCAAATCCTACAAGCCCATCACTAGTTGCTTCAATAGATAGTTTAGAGTATTGTGAAAGTGTTGTTATTTCTGGGCAATATGCATATATAGCTGCTGGATCGCGAAGTCACATCCTTGATATTTCAAATCCAGCATCGCCAACATATGTTGGGAGAATAGATGGTTATGGGGGCTATCATCAATATTTAAATGTAAGATCCGGATATGCGTATGTTTGTAATTATGATGCTGGTTTTGCAGTGGTTAATGTTACGAACCCTTCAAATCCGGTAAATGTTGTAGAAATACCATCAGGATATAGAACTGCAAGAATTATCTTTGATGGTAATTATGCCTACGTAGCTATAGGAGATGCAGGAGTTGCAATTTATAATGTTGTTAATCCGGCTTCACCTGTTTATGTAACTACTATACAAACAACAGGTAGAGCCGCTTCTCTATATTACGGAGCTATAACAATCGGAGGAACACCAACTGGACATATTTTTGTTGCTAATAGAAATCCCGCGCCAGGTATAAGTGCGATAAATGTATCTAATCCAAGTTCGCCTGTTACCACTTTCTTTTTAGCTGCAGTTCCTGCTGCTACTGGATCAGCTTTTATTCCATTCTATACTAATGGAAAAGTTTATGTCGCATACGGCAGTGCAGGATTGAGAATACTAGATGTTCAAAATCCATCAAATATTTCTTTGCTTGGTACAGCAGTTCTTGGAGGTGATTCAAGAGAAGTTGTTGTCAGCGGAAACTATGCCTACATTGCTGCAAGAGATTCAGGTGTTTATGTTGTTGATGTAACTGATCCAGCAAATCCAGTTAAAATAAAAACTTTGCAAACTCCTAGAGCGCGCGGGATTGCAATAAATGGTTCAATGGTCTATGTTGCAGCCAGTGATAGTGGAATGGGAATTATTGATATCTCAAATCCTTCGAATCCTGTTATGGTTGGTTATACAGGTTCTGATGTTTATGGTGAAAATATTTCAGTAAATGGTAATGTTGCCGGCATAACTGATTATGGACAAATCACATTCTATGATTTAACAAATCCTGTCAGTCCAATTAAAAAAGGATCAACTGGTTCGCTTAGTACTGGTAATGAAGGCTTTACAATTAAAAGTAATTATGCTTACGTTCCAGACGGAGATAGTTTAAAAGTTTTTAATATTTCTGATCTAAACTCACCTGCACTTGTTTCAAAAATATATACAGGTGGTTATGGATATATGGCTTATGTTGAGGGAGATTATTGTTATGTTGCATCAGAAGGAACAGGTGTAAGAGCTATAAATGTTTCAAATCCATCTGTACCTGTTGAAGATGGTTACTACGATGATGTACCTCAGTCCAGAGGATTATCAGCAAATGGTAAATATGTTTATGTATCAGAAAAAGCAGATGGGCTTACAATATATTCTAATGATCTTGTTACCTCAGTTGATTATAGAGATTTGTATATGCCTGAAAGCATATCTTTATCACAGAATTATCCAAATCCTTTTAATCCTTCAACTAATATTTTCATTGAGCTTAAAGAAAAGACTTTTGTAACTCTTGAAGTCTTTAATTCTATCGGACAAAAAGTTGCTGTGCTTATCAATAAAGAATTATCGGCAGGTTCAACTAATATTATTTTTGATGCTTCAAAGTTTTCAACTGGTGTATATTATTATCAATTAACCGCAGATGGAATTAATCTTAGCAAAAAAATGATGTTAATTAAATAG
- the rbsK gene encoding ribokinase, whose amino-acid sequence MKNKVVVIGSYNVDMTIKTKKIPSPGETVIGGSFSTGGGGKGANQAIAAARLGADVSFIARVGSDLLGQEAIKKLNDEHIDTRFIFRDKQLPTGVAFIVVDDSAENSIVVASGANAALSVEDIENVKVELLSADILLVQLESPVETIKSAIKIAKQNGATVILNPAPAQKLDTDILTNIDIITPNIVEAEMLTGIKAIDADSLKKIVSKFFEYGIKNVFITMGSKGYFAGLINASVIVPAYKVTSVDTTGAGDVFSGSLAAFLAEGIPIEMAARMANGAASISVTRIGAQNSAPKKAEVEEFMMSHNIVESEISN is encoded by the coding sequence ATGAAAAATAAAGTTGTAGTTATAGGTAGTTATAATGTTGATATGACTATCAAAACAAAAAAAATTCCAAGCCCCGGAGAAACTGTGATTGGCGGGTCCTTTTCCACAGGTGGTGGGGGCAAAGGAGCAAATCAAGCTATTGCTGCCGCAAGACTTGGTGCTGATGTAAGTTTTATTGCACGTGTAGGTAGTGATTTGCTAGGTCAGGAAGCCATAAAAAAACTTAACGATGAACATATTGATACTAGATTTATTTTCCGGGACAAGCAATTACCCACAGGAGTTGCATTTATCGTAGTTGATGATAGTGCTGAAAATAGCATTGTTGTTGCTTCCGGAGCGAATGCAGCTTTAAGTGTTGAAGACATAGAGAATGTCAAAGTAGAATTATTATCAGCCGATATTCTGCTAGTTCAATTAGAATCTCCGGTAGAAACAATAAAGTCTGCGATAAAAATTGCAAAGCAAAATGGCGCTACAGTGATCCTAAATCCGGCCCCTGCACAAAAACTTGATACTGATATCCTAACTAATATTGATATTATAACCCCAAATATTGTTGAAGCAGAAATGCTTACAGGGATCAAAGCTATTGATGCAGATAGCTTAAAGAAGATAGTAAGTAAATTTTTCGAGTATGGAATAAAAAATGTTTTTATTACAATGGGTTCCAAAGGATATTTTGCCGGATTAATAAATGCATCTGTAATAGTTCCTGCTTATAAAGTTACATCAGTCGATACAACTGGTGCAGGAGATGTTTTTAGTGGTTCACTTGCTGCTTTTTTAGCTGAAGGAATACCTATCGAAATGGCGGCCAGAATGGCAAATGGAGCAGCTTCTATTTCCGTTACTCGCATTGGTGCTCAAAATTCCGCTCCCAAAAAAGCTGAAGTTGAAGAGTTTATGATGTCTCACAATATTGTTGAAAGCGAGATTTCAAACTGA
- a CDS encoding carbohydrate ABC transporter permease, which translates to MSLKRFFTKGSIHFLIVIYIVFLLFPLVWVVSSSLKSTPEIYSGTPTILPQQITFEHYLSVIEGQQVFLTMWNSLIVGIISTILVLLIAVPSAYAMVRYKSIINTGILGWILVSQIFPVILVMIPLYVLLRYIGLTDSLVGLTLIYVVWSLPFVLWMMHGYVKSIPIELEEAAVIDGATRTEVIFKVIMPLLLPAIGASALFSFISAWNEFFFAFVLMKSPALATLQVELARYTGMEGQARTGPLAAASVIATIPSIILFVFMRKWLTTGLVSGALKG; encoded by the coding sequence ATGAGTCTAAAAAGATTTTTCACCAAAGGATCAATTCATTTTCTGATCGTTATATACATTGTCTTTTTATTATTTCCTCTTGTTTGGGTTGTATCAAGTTCATTAAAATCAACACCAGAAATATATTCAGGTACTCCAACAATTCTACCCCAGCAGATTACTTTCGAGCACTATCTTTCTGTTATTGAAGGACAACAAGTTTTTCTCACAATGTGGAACAGCCTGATAGTTGGAATTATTTCTACAATTTTGGTTTTATTAATTGCAGTCCCATCCGCTTATGCAATGGTAAGATATAAATCAATTATAAATACCGGTATTTTAGGATGGATACTTGTATCGCAGATCTTTCCGGTCATTCTTGTGATGATACCGCTTTATGTTTTACTTAGGTATATAGGGTTAACAGATTCGCTTGTAGGTCTTACGCTAATTTATGTTGTTTGGTCACTCCCATTTGTTTTATGGATGATGCACGGTTATGTGAAAAGTATTCCGATCGAATTGGAAGAAGCTGCTGTGATTGATGGAGCTACACGAACAGAAGTAATATTCAAAGTAATAATGCCACTTTTGCTACCAGCGATAGGGGCATCTGCATTATTTTCTTTTATATCTGCCTGGAATGAATTTTTCTTTGCATTCGTGTTAATGAAAAGTCCAGCTTTGGCTACTTTACAAGTAGAATTAGCAAGATATACAGGAATGGAGGGGCAGGCAAGAACAGGACCTCTAGCAGCAGCAAGTGTTATTGCTACTATTCCATCAATAATTTTATTTGTCTTTATGCGAAAGTGGTTAACTACTGGTTTAGTATCAGGAGCTTTAAAAGGATAA
- a CDS encoding T9SS type A sorting domain-containing protein: MNTIFIIAQSNQTENIFITPTASNFTYPQSLFVDSYNGNIWITDFDNNRVMRFDVSTLTALNEIHSINYPLDFSLGQNYPNPFNPITNISFSVRITGVVKLEVHNLLGQKVAVLFDEIAAANTIYSIRFNAENYSSGIYIYSLRTKTGIESKKMCLIK; the protein is encoded by the coding sequence ATGAATACAATTTTTATTATCGCTCAGTCAAATCAAACTGAAAACATTTTTATCACACCTACAGCAAGTAATTTTACCTATCCACAATCATTATTTGTTGATTCTTACAATGGTAATATTTGGATCACTGATTTTGATAATAATCGAGTGATGCGATTTGATGTCTCAACTCTGACAGCATTAAATGAAATCCACTCAATAAATTATCCTTTAGATTTTTCACTAGGACAAAATTATCCTAATCCGTTTAATCCCATAACAAATATTTCATTCTCAGTAAGAATTACTGGTGTTGTAAAATTAGAAGTCCACAATTTGTTGGGTCAAAAAGTTGCCGTGCTATTCGATGAAATAGCAGCCGCAAATACTATTTATTCAATTAGGTTCAATGCAGAAAATTATTCGAGTGGAATTTATATTTATTCCCTTCGCACCAAAACTGGAATTGAATCAAAAAAAATGTGCTTGATAAAGTAA
- a CDS encoding T9SS type A sorting domain-containing protein — MKDIKMFLGMLIILLTVLSVSIFSQVPLFNNMPANGVLGTMDFVTNTNYTSPTTTTLAEPFCVAVDPTTGKLFVADRDNRRVLRWSSADKLINGSPAEVVFGQPDFVTRTANTGGISAATMNNPNGVYVDANGTLWVADRDNHRILRFDNASTKLTGANADGVLGQSNFTSNTAGTTAGLLSAPTSVFVDGSGSLWVCDKDNNRVLRFDNASGKPNGGNADGVLGQTDFTSSSSGTTALKFDAPWGVYVDVTGKLWVADRYNNRVLRFDNAAGLANGSPANGVLGQIDFVSSSSGLSQSKFDGPRGTFMDGMGRLYVGDEGNSRVIVFNDADSRPNGGDADYVLGQPDFVTTGGVTSQTGLNYPSYVFIDNANSHIWIPDTYSHRVLRYDVSPLPVELTSFTAVSQNQQVALYWSTATELNNNGFEIQRSNSNPEFITVGFIKGFGTTTDARNYTYVDKNLSAGVYIYRLKQIDYNGQFEYSNSIEVNVANLDNYALLQNYPNPFNPTTKIGYILKDRSNVKVVIMNSIGEEVAVLVNEIQDQGLHEIDFHASDLSSGIYFYSIQTAQFNQTKKMLLMK, encoded by the coding sequence ATGAAAGATATTAAGATGTTTTTGGGGATGCTAATAATACTGTTGACAGTACTCAGTGTGTCAATATTTTCTCAGGTTCCTTTATTTAACAATATGCCAGCAAATGGTGTGTTGGGTACAATGGATTTTGTAACAAATACCAATTATACTTCTCCTACAACCACAACTTTAGCAGAACCATTCTGTGTTGCGGTTGATCCAACTACAGGAAAATTATTTGTTGCTGATAGAGACAATAGAAGAGTTTTGCGATGGAGTTCAGCTGACAAGCTAATTAATGGCTCACCAGCAGAGGTTGTGTTTGGACAACCAGATTTTGTAACCAGAACTGCAAATACCGGTGGTATATCTGCTGCAACAATGAATAATCCAAACGGAGTTTATGTTGATGCAAATGGAACTTTATGGGTTGCTGATCGAGATAATCATCGTATATTAAGATTCGATAACGCTTCAACAAAATTAACTGGTGCTAATGCTGATGGCGTTTTAGGTCAGTCTAACTTTACATCAAATACTGCTGGAACAACAGCTGGTTTATTGAGTGCCCCAACAAGCGTTTTTGTAGATGGTAGTGGTAGTTTATGGGTTTGCGATAAAGACAATAATAGAGTTTTAAGGTTTGATAATGCTTCAGGTAAACCTAATGGCGGCAATGCAGATGGAGTTTTAGGACAAACTGATTTTACTTCCAGTTCTTCGGGAACAACTGCTTTAAAATTTGATGCTCCTTGGGGAGTTTACGTTGATGTAACAGGAAAGTTATGGGTAGCTGATCGGTATAATAATCGTGTATTACGATTTGATAACGCAGCAGGTTTAGCCAATGGTTCACCTGCAAATGGAGTTTTAGGACAGATTGATTTTGTTAGTTCGTCTTCAGGATTATCTCAATCAAAATTTGATGGACCACGTGGTACATTTATGGATGGAATGGGAAGATTATATGTTGGTGATGAAGGTAATAGCAGAGTTATAGTATTTAATGATGCAGATTCAAGACCAAATGGTGGTGATGCTGATTATGTTCTGGGTCAACCCGATTTTGTAACAACAGGTGGAGTTACTTCGCAAACTGGACTGAATTACCCATCATATGTTTTTATTGATAACGCAAATAGTCATATTTGGATACCAGATACTTACAGTCATCGTGTATTACGTTACGATGTATCTCCATTACCTGTTGAACTTACTTCATTCACTGCAGTTTCTCAAAATCAGCAGGTTGCTTTATATTGGAGTACCGCAACTGAACTTAACAACAATGGTTTTGAAATTCAAAGAAGTAATTCAAATCCTGAATTTATTACAGTTGGATTCATAAAAGGATTTGGTACAACTACTGATGCACGAAACTATACTTATGTGGATAAAAATTTATCGGCTGGCGTTTACATTTATAGATTAAAGCAGATCGATTATAATGGTCAATTTGAATATTCGAATTCAATCGAAGTTAATGTTGCCAATCTTGATAATTATGCTTTACTACAGAATTACCCAAATCCATTTAACCCCACTACAAAAATTGGATATATTCTAAAAGACAGAAGCAATGTGAAGGTTGTAATTATGAACTCAATTGGTGAAGAAGTTGCAGTTTTGGTTAATGAAATACAAGATCAAGGACTTCATGAAATCGATTTTCATGCATCTGATTTATCAAGTGGTATTTATTTCTATTCTATCCAAACAGCTCAATTTAACCAAACAAAGAAAATGCTGTTGATGAAATAG
- a CDS encoding sugar ABC transporter permease, with product MDLFKKKRHTIYSKKEIGQIQLLFPVILLVSVFSLLPLLRGIYLGFTDYRLGDPITFNGLDNYIQLFNDEYFWSSFKIGMIWTLVVTALQVSLGLGLALLLNNKIKFVAFYTVLILIPWATPPIIRGILWRQMYEPNAGAVNILLNDFGLISTPINWLTNFEYVIPAVIVAGVWGEISKAAIFILAGLQTISNDLYEASKIDGAGLWDQFWHITLPVLKPVLAAIISLTFMWNFNTFGIIWVLTQGGPGGMTRLPMLAAYEEGFRYGYIGYAAAIGNVMVIILSVILFMYIHVQLRERKEL from the coding sequence ATGGATTTATTTAAAAAGAAAAGACATACAATCTATTCGAAGAAGGAAATTGGACAAATTCAATTGTTGTTCCCTGTAATTCTTCTTGTGAGTGTGTTTTCTCTTTTACCATTACTACGCGGGATATATTTAGGATTTACAGATTATCGTCTTGGTGATCCAATTACTTTTAATGGTTTAGATAATTATATCCAATTATTTAATGATGAATATTTTTGGAGTTCATTTAAAATTGGAATGATTTGGACCTTGGTAGTTACTGCACTTCAAGTTTCTCTCGGATTAGGCTTAGCACTTCTATTAAATAATAAAATAAAATTCGTTGCTTTTTATACTGTTTTGATTTTAATTCCATGGGCAACGCCTCCGATAATTAGAGGAATATTGTGGAGACAAATGTATGAACCAAATGCAGGCGCAGTAAACATATTACTTAATGATTTTGGTTTGATCAGTACACCAATAAATTGGTTAACAAATTTCGAGTATGTAATTCCGGCAGTAATAGTTGCTGGAGTATGGGGTGAAATATCTAAAGCCGCAATTTTTATTTTAGCTGGTTTACAAACCATATCAAACGACTTATATGAAGCAAGTAAAATCGATGGCGCAGGATTGTGGGATCAATTTTGGCATATTACCTTACCAGTTTTAAAACCTGTTTTAGCAGCAATAATTTCATTAACGTTTATGTGGAACTTTAATACTTTTGGTATCATATGGGTACTTACTCAAGGCGGACCCGGCGGTATGACAAGATTACCAATGTTAGCAGCTTATGAAGAAGGATTCCGATATGGTTACATTGGTTATGCAGCAGCTATAGGTAATGTAATGGTAATAATACTTTCTGTTATTTTGTTTATGTATATACATGTTCAATTGCGAGAAAGAAAAGAATTATGA
- a CDS encoding serine hydrolase domain-containing protein — MIPIIEKQSIILCLCLFLFIHPTYAQVNIEAVAKLHISIQSQSTKWLEGFNSIKSGSYSPYHSHRSGTHRDSAYVVRTLGSENLVEWITAEIPASLNSEAINFLWNCGFGNNLGTEWFDLFIDDEYIISFLTKNDMDWSTLGNNAIQLSFTAVYQNSNGANFGYMVLTVPSSFLSEKKSLKIKIKAQPAEKEIWYRIFAYADALEYMKLNEQKELYSSVDFINMGDAELKLCASSKYAKSKIQLFNSGIVIADGGFSSDGLISKSNIFIPRYLQPNNDSVTIIKIDDTSVDTICWNEISKQRLFAFMDEELICERYVFPVGEFPKFLWKNEVRVENELGKFSLNLTYFDKDFKKVNTANKPGRYGAVIEGITPSGFKIKRYVTLFCSDVEYDGYSNNVPVTINKLTEYGISDEAWEQYSKNLERYSFGSLKYFPKNNPDAAIFLAGLDELNLQSKEYDVPRIKDRQWWISLKSILDRKNNLINPLSTPKKNDKRSFPFLKDTVQVESTYNADQMNKIKNLCADWAKIGETPNVTLIVHKGKIVFYEAFGLEKNGKPISKNSKIWMASITKLLTGVLVMQFVEQGLIDLDVPISKYLNEIDGNSKLSIRHLLNHTSGLDFAGEWASDWNVALENQIAQVLPFVDIGKTFSYHRVGYALAGKVIERITGKAVPYLFQDNIFYPLGMNSAYSDNTYGGLYCNALDLAKFGQMLLNKGTYNGYKFFSQRSFENMLPIKFKVSDREWGIGTSRISGNGLSETAFGHGAASGTVFIIDPQKDLIIISARNKPGKSHSDFENSLVKLCCELVKN, encoded by the coding sequence ATGATTCCAATAATTGAAAAACAAAGTATCATTTTATGCTTGTGCCTGTTTTTATTTATTCATCCTACATATGCTCAAGTAAATATTGAGGCAGTTGCTAAACTTCATATCTCTATTCAATCTCAATCGACGAAATGGTTGGAAGGATTTAACTCAATCAAATCAGGTTCGTATTCACCTTATCATTCTCACAGAAGTGGAACGCACAGAGATTCTGCTTATGTCGTAAGAACTTTAGGCAGTGAAAATTTAGTTGAATGGATTACTGCAGAAATCCCTGCATCGCTTAATTCTGAAGCAATTAATTTTTTATGGAATTGTGGTTTTGGAAATAATCTTGGAACTGAATGGTTTGATTTATTTATTGATGATGAATACATAATATCTTTCTTAACCAAAAATGATATGGATTGGAGTACATTAGGCAATAATGCGATACAACTATCATTTACTGCGGTTTATCAAAATTCAAATGGTGCGAATTTTGGTTATATGGTTTTAACTGTTCCATCATCCTTCTTATCAGAAAAAAAATCATTAAAAATAAAAATCAAGGCACAACCAGCAGAAAAAGAAATTTGGTATCGAATCTTTGCTTATGCTGATGCTCTTGAATATATGAAACTGAATGAACAAAAAGAATTATACTCTAGTGTTGATTTCATTAATATGGGCGATGCTGAGTTAAAACTCTGTGCTTCAAGTAAATATGCTAAATCTAAAATCCAGCTATTTAATTCGGGTATTGTAATTGCAGATGGCGGATTTAGCTCTGATGGGCTGATATCTAAATCAAATATTTTTATTCCAAGATATCTGCAACCTAATAATGATTCAGTTACAATTATAAAAATTGATGATACTTCAGTTGATACAATTTGTTGGAATGAAATAAGTAAACAGCGTTTGTTTGCTTTTATGGATGAGGAATTAATTTGTGAGCGTTATGTTTTTCCTGTTGGTGAATTTCCAAAGTTTCTTTGGAAAAATGAAGTACGAGTTGAAAATGAGCTTGGAAAATTTTCGTTAAACTTAACATACTTTGATAAAGATTTTAAAAAGGTAAATACTGCAAACAAACCTGGGCGTTACGGAGCAGTAATTGAAGGTATAACTCCATCGGGATTTAAAATAAAACGGTATGTAACATTATTCTGCTCTGATGTTGAGTATGATGGTTACAGCAATAATGTGCCTGTTACAATTAACAAGTTGACTGAATATGGAATTTCTGATGAAGCCTGGGAACAATATTCGAAAAATTTAGAAAGATATTCTTTTGGAAGTTTAAAATATTTTCCTAAAAATAATCCAGATGCTGCAATCTTTTTAGCTGGTTTGGATGAGCTAAACCTTCAATCAAAAGAATATGATGTACCCAGAATTAAAGATAGGCAATGGTGGATTTCTCTAAAATCAATACTAGACAGAAAAAATAATTTAATTAATCCGTTGTCTACTCCTAAAAAAAATGATAAAAGATCTTTTCCATTTTTAAAAGACACTGTGCAAGTTGAGTCCACTTACAATGCAGATCAAATGAATAAAATAAAAAATCTTTGTGCTGATTGGGCTAAAATAGGCGAGACACCAAATGTTACGTTAATTGTTCACAAAGGTAAAATTGTTTTTTATGAAGCATTTGGATTAGAAAAAAATGGTAAACCGATAAGTAAAAATTCTAAGATATGGATGGCATCTATTACAAAACTTCTAACCGGAGTTTTGGTGATGCAGTTTGTTGAACAAGGTTTAATAGATCTTGATGTTCCAATTAGTAAATACTTAAATGAAATTGATGGCAATAGTAAACTATCAATCCGACATTTATTAAATCATACAAGCGGATTAGACTTTGCCGGTGAATGGGCTTCAGATTGGAATGTCGCTCTTGAGAATCAAATTGCCCAAGTTCTTCCATTTGTAGATATTGGAAAAACATTCTCTTACCATAGAGTAGGCTATGCATTAGCTGGAAAAGTAATTGAAAGAATTACAGGTAAAGCTGTTCCTTATTTATTCCAGGATAATATATTTTATCCACTTGGAATGAATAGTGCATATTCAGATAATACTTATGGTGGATTGTATTGCAATGCATTAGATCTAGCCAAATTCGGACAGATGCTGCTAAACAAAGGCACATACAATGGCTATAAGTTTTTTTCACAAAGATCATTTGAAAATATGTTACCTATTAAATTTAAAGTTAGTGATAGAGAATGGGGAATTGGAACATCAAGAATATCAGGCAACGGACTAAGTGAAACTGCCTTTGGTCACGGTGCAGCTTCCGGAACAGTCTTTATTATTGATCCACAAAAAGATCTAATTATAATCTCAGCAAGAAATAAACCAGGAAAATCACACAGTGATTTTGAAAATTCGTTAGTGAAACTCTGTTGCGAATTAGTTAAAAACTAG
- a CDS encoding DUF1670 domain-containing protein, protein MLTQLDLAVLLSVNEYTADNYVREYQSLYGRSLPTRGNIQQIRSGQTNKKEIISFYQKGYLVPAICQRTNHSKDAVERYIRNFEAVRLLSKKFDDLNTISLVTICCQPVY, encoded by the coding sequence TTGCTCACTCAACTAGATCTTGCTGTGCTGCTCTCGGTTAATGAATACACTGCTGATAATTATGTTAGAGAATATCAATCTCTTTATGGAAGATCCTTACCTACTCGTGGTAACATACAACAGATACGAAGTGGACAGACAAACAAAAAAGAAATTATCTCTTTTTATCAGAAGGGTTATCTTGTCCCTGCAATTTGTCAAAGAACTAATCACTCTAAGGATGCTGTTGAACGTTACATCCGTAATTTTGAAGCCGTCAGACTTCTATCGAAAAAGTTTGATGACTTAAATACTATTTCTCTTGTTACTATCTGTTGTCAGCCAGTATATTGA